A single window of Microbacterium oryzae DNA harbors:
- the rpsR gene encoding 30S ribosomal protein S18, protein MAGKSSGDRRKPRKGAKNAAPAKSIRVGVIDYKDVATLRKFISERGKIRARRITGVSVQEQRLIARAIKNAREMALLPYAGAGR, encoded by the coding sequence ATGGCTGGAAAGTCGAGCGGCGACCGCCGCAAGCCGCGGAAGGGCGCGAAGAACGCCGCTCCCGCGAAGTCGATCCGGGTCGGCGTCATTGACTACAAGGACGTCGCGACCCTTCGCAAGTTCATCTCGGAGCGTGGGAAGATCCGCGCCCGTCGTATCACCGGTGTCTCGGTGCAGGAGCAGCGCCTGATCGCCCGTGCGATCAAGAACGCGCGCGAGATGGCGCTCCTGCCCTACGCAGGCGCTGGCCGCTAA
- the rplI gene encoding 50S ribosomal protein L9 → MSKLILTNEVDGLGSAGDVIEVKDGYARNYLIPQGFAVAWSRGGEKQVADIRASREARAIASHDDAVALKNTLENARVRLAVKAGAEGRLFGSVKPADIAAAVADAGLGQLDKRTITVPSPIKVVGDHEALVRLHDEVTAVIPLQVIALKK, encoded by the coding sequence ATGTCGAAGCTGATTCTCACGAACGAGGTCGACGGCCTGGGCAGCGCCGGAGACGTGATCGAGGTCAAGGACGGCTACGCCCGTAACTACCTCATCCCCCAGGGCTTCGCCGTGGCGTGGAGCCGCGGTGGCGAGAAGCAGGTCGCGGACATCCGCGCATCCCGCGAAGCTCGCGCCATCGCGTCGCACGACGACGCGGTCGCCCTGAAGAACACCCTCGAGAACGCCCGCGTGCGTCTGGCCGTCAAGGCCGGCGCCGAGGGCCGTCTGTTCGGCTCGGTCAAGCCGGCCGACATCGCCGCTGCGGTGGCGGACGCCGGCCTCGGCCAGCTGGACAAGCGCACCATCACGGTGCCGTCGCCCATCAAGGTCGTCGGCGACCACGAGGCGCTCGTGCGTCTGCACGACGAGGTGACCGCGGTCATCCCGCTGCAGGTCATCGCGCTCAAGAAGTAA
- the dnaB gene encoding replicative DNA helicase, giving the protein MSIAEIGEDRLAGPRERDRTPPHDVIAEQSTLGGMLLSKDAVADVIETLRGPDFYVPKHEVIFEAILSLYSHGEPTDVVAVTDELIKTGDLQRAGGADYLHSLTSIVPTAANAGYYASIVAERALLRRLVDAGTKIAQMGYQGQGEAVELVNAAQAEIYNVTGTEQTEDYVPLTVAVDAAVDEIEAARGRDGQMTGIPTGFTELDQLTNGLHGGQMIIIAARPAMGKSTLALDFARAAAIKNDMPTIFFSLEMGRSEIAMRLLSAEGAIPLQSMRKGTLDSRDWTTVASTRGRINDAPLYIDDSPNMTLVEIRAKCRRLKQRVGLKMVIIDYLQLMTSGKKVESRQQEVSEFSRALKLLAKEIQVPVIALSQLNRGPEQRQDKRPQVSDLRESGSIEQDADMVMLLHRPSVYDKNDNPGGAEIIVAKHRNGPTANLEVAFQGHYSRFADMAPVSEFGGGD; this is encoded by the coding sequence GTGTCGATCGCTGAAATCGGGGAAGACCGTCTCGCAGGGCCTCGCGAGCGGGATCGAACGCCCCCGCACGACGTGATCGCCGAGCAGAGCACGCTGGGCGGCATGCTCCTGTCGAAGGACGCGGTGGCCGACGTCATCGAGACCCTCCGCGGGCCCGACTTCTACGTGCCCAAGCACGAGGTCATCTTCGAGGCCATCCTGTCGCTGTACTCGCACGGCGAGCCGACCGACGTCGTCGCCGTCACCGACGAGCTCATCAAGACCGGCGACCTGCAGCGCGCGGGCGGCGCGGACTACCTCCACTCGCTGACGTCGATCGTGCCGACGGCCGCCAACGCCGGGTACTACGCGAGCATCGTCGCCGAGCGCGCGCTGCTGCGTCGCCTGGTCGACGCCGGCACGAAGATCGCGCAGATGGGCTACCAGGGCCAGGGCGAGGCCGTGGAGCTCGTCAACGCCGCACAGGCGGAGATCTACAACGTCACCGGCACCGAGCAGACCGAGGACTACGTCCCGCTGACCGTGGCCGTGGATGCGGCCGTGGACGAGATCGAGGCCGCGCGCGGCCGCGACGGGCAGATGACGGGCATCCCCACCGGGTTCACCGAGCTCGACCAGCTCACGAACGGCCTGCACGGCGGGCAGATGATCATCATCGCCGCCCGTCCCGCGATGGGAAAGTCCACGCTCGCGCTCGATTTCGCCCGCGCCGCGGCGATCAAGAACGACATGCCGACGATCTTCTTCTCCCTCGAGATGGGGCGCAGCGAGATCGCGATGCGCCTGCTCAGCGCGGAAGGGGCGATCCCGCTGCAGTCGATGCGCAAGGGGACGCTGGACTCCCGGGACTGGACGACGGTCGCATCCACCCGAGGCCGCATCAACGACGCGCCGCTCTACATCGACGACAGCCCGAACATGACCCTCGTCGAGATCCGCGCGAAGTGCCGTCGCCTCAAGCAGCGCGTGGGGCTGAAGATGGTCATCATCGACTACCTCCAGCTGATGACGAGCGGCAAGAAGGTCGAGTCGCGTCAGCAGGAGGTCTCGGAGTTCTCGCGTGCGCTGAAGCTGCTCGCGAAGGAGATCCAGGTTCCGGTCATCGCGCTGTCGCAGCTGAACCGTGGCCCCGAGCAGCGTCAGGACAAGCGCCCCCAGGTGAGCGACCTGCGCGAGTCGGGATCGATCGAGCAGGACGCCGACATGGTCATGCTGCTGCACCGCCCGTCGGTGTACGACAAGAACGACAACCCCGGCGGCGCCGAGATCATCGTCGCCAAGCACCGCAACGGCCCGACCGCGAACCTCGAGGTCGCGTTCCAGGGTCACTACTCCCGGTTCGCCGACATGGCGCCGGTGAGCGAGTTCGGCGGGGGCGACTGA
- a CDS encoding TerC family protein: MNITPLVWIITIAVTIAFFVYEFFAHVRKPHEPSIGESARWSAFYIGLALLFGVGIGVVSGWTYGGEYFAGYLTEKALSIDNLFVFLIVMTGFAVPKKYQQKVLMIGIVIALILRGAFIAVGAALIENFSWVFYIFGALLLVLAWKQAFGDHESDPANGRFMRFVRRVLPVVNEYHGDRLTVKQDGRRYFTPMFLTIVAIGFIDLIFAVDSIPAIYGLTNEAYIVFTANAFALMGLRQLFFLIGGLLERLVYLAQGLAVILAFIGVKLVFHALHVNELPFINGGQHIDWAPEIPIWFSLLFIGATIAVATVASLAKTRADRRTPDTHPADHTEKELS; this comes from the coding sequence ATGAACATCACCCCCCTCGTCTGGATCATCACGATCGCGGTCACCATCGCGTTCTTCGTCTACGAGTTCTTCGCGCACGTGCGGAAGCCGCACGAGCCGTCGATCGGCGAGTCCGCTCGCTGGTCGGCCTTCTACATCGGACTCGCGCTGCTGTTCGGCGTCGGCATCGGCGTCGTCTCGGGATGGACCTATGGCGGCGAGTACTTCGCCGGGTACCTCACGGAGAAGGCGCTGTCGATCGACAACCTCTTCGTCTTCCTCATCGTGATGACCGGCTTCGCGGTGCCGAAGAAGTACCAGCAGAAGGTGCTGATGATCGGCATCGTCATCGCGCTCATCCTGCGCGGCGCGTTCATCGCGGTGGGGGCTGCGCTCATCGAGAACTTCTCGTGGGTGTTCTACATCTTCGGCGCGCTGCTGCTGGTCCTCGCCTGGAAGCAGGCGTTCGGAGACCACGAGTCGGACCCCGCGAACGGGCGGTTCATGCGGTTCGTGCGCCGGGTCCTCCCCGTCGTGAACGAGTACCACGGCGACCGCCTCACCGTGAAGCAGGATGGCCGTCGCTACTTCACGCCGATGTTCCTGACGATCGTGGCGATCGGCTTCATCGACCTGATCTTCGCGGTCGACTCGATCCCGGCGATCTACGGCCTGACGAACGAGGCGTACATCGTCTTCACCGCGAACGCCTTCGCGCTCATGGGCCTGCGTCAGCTGTTCTTCCTCATCGGCGGACTGCTCGAGCGCCTCGTGTACCTCGCGCAGGGGCTCGCCGTCATCCTCGCCTTCATCGGCGTGAAGCTCGTGTTCCACGCGCTGCACGTGAACGAGCTGCCGTTCATCAACGGCGGCCAGCACATCGACTGGGCGCCCGAGATCCCGATCTGGTTCTCGCTGCTCTTCATCGGCGCGACGATCGCGGTGGCCACCGTCGCCAGCCTCGCGAAGACCCGGGCCGACCGCCGCACCCCCGACACCCACCCCGCCGACCACACCGAGAAGGAACTCTCTTGA
- a CDS encoding hemolysin family protein, producing MNDLLVNIGLVIAFVLIGGVFAATEMALVTLRESQLNGLAARGRRGAKVAALARNPNTFLSAVQIGVTVAGFASAAYGATSIAPSVAPLLGFLGVSEQVALTIATVLLTLVIAYLSLVLGELAPKRLAIQRNAQFAYAVAPVLDGFAKVMRPVIWLLSVSTNALVRLLGGDPHKTADEISDEEIRDIVATHQGLPEDERRILDDVLSLRGRQISEVMRPRPEVVALDDTATIGAAAAQVRDLPFSRYPVADTSIDDITGFVHVRDVFEAAAEDPERPLRLLVRPIPYIPSTARLLPTLTRLRAESHHIAVVVDEYGGTDGIVTLEDLVEEVVGEIFDEYDTATDPTTAGGVLDGRLNLQEFEEATGLELPRGSSDTIAGFVMEQLGRLAEVGDAVDVPGATLQVAGVDRRRISAIRVVPRMAEEGEPVMSG from the coding sequence ATGAACGACCTCCTCGTGAACATCGGCCTCGTCATCGCCTTCGTCCTCATCGGCGGCGTCTTCGCCGCCACCGAGATGGCGCTCGTCACCCTGCGCGAGAGCCAGCTCAACGGCCTCGCCGCTCGTGGCCGACGCGGCGCCAAGGTCGCCGCGCTCGCACGCAATCCCAACACGTTCCTCTCGGCGGTGCAGATCGGCGTGACCGTCGCCGGATTCGCCTCGGCGGCCTACGGCGCCACCTCGATCGCCCCGTCTGTCGCACCGCTGCTGGGCTTCCTCGGCGTCTCCGAGCAGGTGGCGCTCACCATCGCCACGGTGCTGCTGACCCTCGTCATCGCGTACCTGTCGCTCGTGCTGGGCGAGCTCGCGCCCAAGCGGCTGGCCATCCAGCGCAACGCGCAGTTCGCCTATGCGGTGGCGCCGGTGCTCGACGGCTTCGCGAAGGTCATGCGCCCGGTGATCTGGCTGCTGTCGGTCTCGACGAACGCGCTGGTCCGGCTGCTGGGTGGCGATCCGCACAAGACCGCCGACGAGATCAGCGACGAGGAGATCCGCGACATCGTCGCCACGCACCAGGGCCTGCCCGAGGACGAGCGCCGCATCCTCGACGACGTGCTCTCCCTGCGCGGACGCCAGATCAGCGAGGTGATGCGGCCGCGCCCCGAGGTCGTCGCCCTCGACGACACCGCGACGATCGGGGCGGCGGCCGCGCAGGTGCGCGACTTGCCGTTCTCGCGCTACCCGGTCGCCGACACCTCGATCGACGACATCACCGGCTTCGTGCACGTCCGCGACGTGTTCGAGGCGGCGGCGGAGGACCCCGAGCGGCCGCTGCGCCTCCTCGTCCGGCCGATTCCGTACATCCCGTCGACGGCCCGCCTGCTGCCGACCCTCACCCGCCTGCGGGCGGAGAGCCACCACATCGCGGTCGTGGTGGACGAGTACGGCGGCACCGACGGAATCGTCACGCTGGAGGACCTGGTGGAGGAGGTCGTCGGCGAGATCTTCGACGAGTACGACACCGCGACGGACCCGACGACCGCGGGCGGCGTGCTCGACGGCCGGCTCAACCTCCAGGAGTTCGAGGAGGCCACAGGTCTGGAGCTGCCGCGCGGGTCGTCCGACACGATCGCGGGCTTCGTAATGGAGCAGCTCGGCCGCCTGGCCGAGGTCGGCGACGCGGTGGACGTGCCCGGCGCGACCCTGCAGGTCGCGGGCGTCGACCGTCGGCGCATCTCCGCCATCCGAGTCGTGCCGCGGATGGCCGAGGAGGGCGAGCCGGTCATGTCCGGCTGA
- a CDS encoding fasciclin domain-containing protein has product MSTKKSTFTGAAVLSLVAVFGLTACSGGSTMSEEEPSSSSSDSSTMTEESTAPEETPAETEDGMMADPAANLVGPGCADYAEMVPDGPGSVEGMSADPVAVAASNNPLLTTLVSAVSGELNPDVNLVDTLNGDEFTVFAPVDDAFAKIDQATIDTLSTDADMLTSILTYHVVPGQIAPDDIDGMHTTVQGTDLEVTGSGDELMVNGANVICGGVQTANATVYLVDTVLMPAE; this is encoded by the coding sequence ATGTCCACGAAGAAGTCCACGTTCACCGGCGCCGCTGTCCTGTCGCTCGTCGCCGTCTTCGGCCTCACCGCCTGCAGCGGCGGCTCGACCATGTCGGAGGAGGAGCCCTCGAGCTCGTCCAGCGACTCCAGCACCATGACCGAGGAGTCGACCGCTCCCGAGGAGACGCCCGCGGAGACCGAGGACGGCATGATGGCCGACCCCGCCGCGAACCTCGTCGGCCCCGGCTGCGCCGACTACGCCGAGATGGTTCCGGATGGCCCGGGCTCGGTCGAGGGGATGTCCGCCGACCCCGTCGCGGTCGCCGCCTCGAACAACCCGCTGCTCACCACGCTCGTCTCGGCTGTCTCGGGCGAGTTGAACCCCGACGTGAACCTCGTCGACACGCTCAACGGCGACGAGTTCACGGTCTTCGCGCCCGTCGACGACGCGTTCGCGAAGATCGACCAGGCCACGATCGACACGCTCAGCACCGACGCCGACATGCTCACGTCGATCCTCACGTACCACGTCGTGCCCGGCCAGATCGCGCCGGATGACATCGACGGCATGCACACCACCGTGCAGGGCACCGACCTCGAGGTCACCGGCTCCGGCGATGAGCTCATGGTCAACGGCGCCAACGTGATTTGCGGCGGCGTCCAGACCGCCAACGCCACCGTGTACCTCGTCGACACGGTGCTCATGCCCGCGGAGTGA
- the sigK gene encoding ECF RNA polymerase sigma factor SigK, producing the protein MLEDMVIDGVEVDEFADDPADHVGDLLERIAAGDQGAFAQLYDMISGRVFGLILRVLVDRAQSEEVLQEVFLEIWQSAARFAPKRGQGRTWVLTIAHRRAVDRVRSAQASTDRDVRVGFRDLGVPFDGVAEDVELRWEGRRVVEALRTLPENQREALTLAYYGGYSQSEIAALTATPLGTVKTRMRDGLSRLRTQMGVPA; encoded by the coding sequence ATGCTTGAGGACATGGTGATCGACGGCGTCGAGGTGGATGAGTTCGCCGACGACCCCGCCGACCATGTCGGCGACCTCCTCGAGCGCATCGCCGCGGGCGACCAGGGCGCCTTCGCGCAGCTCTACGACATGATCTCCGGCCGCGTGTTCGGCCTCATCCTGCGGGTGCTCGTCGACCGCGCGCAGAGCGAGGAGGTGCTGCAGGAGGTGTTCCTCGAGATCTGGCAATCCGCCGCGCGGTTCGCTCCGAAGAGAGGGCAGGGGAGGACATGGGTCCTCACCATCGCGCACCGGCGGGCCGTCGACCGGGTGCGATCCGCGCAGGCGAGCACCGACCGGGATGTCCGGGTGGGCTTCCGCGATCTGGGTGTGCCCTTCGACGGGGTCGCCGAGGACGTGGAGCTGCGGTGGGAGGGGAGGCGCGTCGTGGAGGCGCTCCGCACCCTTCCCGAGAACCAGCGGGAAGCCCTGACCCTCGCGTACTACGGGGGATACTCGCAGAGCGAGATCGCGGCGCTCACGGCCACGCCGCTGGGCACGGTGAAGACGAGGATGCGCGACGGACTGTCGCGCCTGAGGACGCAGATGGGGGTGCCGGCATGA
- a CDS encoding anti-sigma factor — protein sequence MTEKDMDELLAGRALHALSPEDAARLAAALAADPALRDRADRDEETAALLADATPEVVPPAHLRAALLARIAEQPQAADGRAPAGADPSASDVVAEAPADGRPAVAPAPSARLGRRRWFTLAASIAGLAVVGVGAVTIAQLRSESDAVVALEQIAEADDAQVLAGELPGGGTLEMHWSHSVGEVVVLADEAPELDDGRQYELWLVRGDQPIPAGVFDGGEDEPTLLEGELAPGDVVAVTIEQEGGSPTGLPTGDPIAAMPTD from the coding sequence ATGACCGAGAAGGACATGGACGAGCTGCTCGCCGGCCGCGCCCTCCACGCGCTGAGCCCGGAGGACGCCGCCCGGCTCGCGGCCGCGCTCGCCGCGGATCCCGCACTTCGCGACCGCGCGGATCGCGACGAGGAGACCGCCGCGCTGCTGGCCGACGCGACGCCCGAGGTGGTCCCGCCCGCGCATCTGCGCGCCGCGCTCCTCGCGCGCATCGCCGAGCAGCCGCAGGCGGCGGATGGCCGGGCCCCAGCGGGCGCGGATCCTTCTGCTTCCGACGTGGTCGCCGAAGCGCCGGCGGATGGCCGTCCTGCTGTCGCGCCCGCGCCATCCGCTCGCCTCGGCCGACGCCGCTGGTTCACGCTGGCCGCCTCGATCGCGGGTCTCGCGGTCGTCGGCGTCGGAGCGGTGACCATCGCGCAGCTGCGGAGCGAGTCGGATGCCGTCGTCGCACTCGAGCAGATCGCCGAGGCCGACGACGCGCAGGTGCTCGCGGGCGAGCTGCCCGGCGGCGGCACGCTGGAGATGCACTGGTCGCACTCGGTGGGCGAGGTCGTCGTGCTCGCGGACGAGGCGCCCGAGCTCGACGACGGCCGCCAGTACGAGCTGTGGCTGGTCCGTGGCGACCAGCCGATTCCCGCGGGCGTCTTCGACGGCGGCGAGGACGAGCCGACCCTCCTCGAGGGCGAGCTCGCCCCGGGCGACGTCGTCGCGGTGACGATCGAGCAGGAGGGCGGCTCTCCCACCGGCCTCCCCACCGGCGACCCGATCGCCGCGATGCCGACCGACTGA
- a CDS encoding cytochrome c biogenesis protein DipZ — translation MSLAIIGFLGGLITGISPCILPVLPVIFLTGGAQSARSQGDQPTEGVSRWRPYLVVLGLMTSFTLVTLLGSLALGALGLPQDVIRWIGIALLALIGVGLLIPAVERLLEKPFSWLPQREVSNRRNGFAVGLALGTVFVPCAGPVLAAIIVAGSTGRIGPETVLLTISFAIGVAIPLLVFALAGRGVIERIRAFRRRERGLRIAAGIAMLALAVGLVFNVPAALQRLVPDYTANLQQQLAEDEDVQEALDLGGIVTDENRELDQCTNGADELESCGTAPAIRGIEQWLNTPDGQGLDLEDLRGQVVLIDFWAYSCINCQRSIPQVVAWDEAYRNAGLQVIGVHSPEYAFEKDAGNVRAGAADFGIEYPVALDNDLATWTNYRNRYWPAHYLIDAEGTVRHISFGEGNYAATEKMIRELLVDADPEADLPDATDVDDETPTDADRTPETFLGWTKDVNYAGTTPYTDGTAEFTVPDDQPADSFALDGRWTIDTQYATPADEPATIRLNYSASEVRIVLAGEGAITATVDGGDPEVIEVGGTPRSYQLRDGDPGSGTIEVEVDPGVEVYSFTFG, via the coding sequence ATGTCACTCGCCATCATCGGGTTCCTCGGGGGACTCATCACGGGGATCTCCCCGTGCATCCTCCCCGTGCTGCCCGTCATCTTCCTCACCGGCGGCGCGCAGTCCGCCCGGAGTCAGGGCGACCAGCCCACCGAGGGCGTGTCGCGCTGGCGCCCGTACCTCGTGGTGCTCGGCCTCATGACGAGCTTCACCCTCGTGACGCTCCTCGGCTCGCTCGCGCTCGGCGCACTGGGCCTGCCGCAGGACGTGATCCGCTGGATCGGCATCGCGCTCCTCGCCCTCATCGGCGTCGGCCTCCTCATCCCCGCGGTCGAGCGCCTTCTGGAGAAGCCGTTCTCCTGGCTGCCGCAGCGCGAGGTGTCGAACCGCCGCAACGGCTTCGCGGTGGGTCTCGCACTCGGCACCGTGTTCGTGCCCTGCGCCGGGCCGGTGCTCGCCGCCATCATCGTCGCGGGCTCGACCGGCCGGATCGGACCCGAGACCGTGCTCCTCACCATCTCGTTCGCGATCGGCGTGGCCATCCCGCTGCTCGTGTTCGCCCTCGCCGGCCGCGGCGTCATCGAGCGGATCCGCGCCTTCCGCCGCCGCGAGCGCGGCCTGCGCATCGCGGCGGGCATCGCCATGCTCGCCCTCGCCGTCGGCCTCGTCTTCAACGTGCCGGCGGCGCTGCAGCGCCTCGTCCCCGATTACACCGCGAACCTGCAGCAGCAGCTCGCGGAGGACGAGGACGTGCAGGAGGCCCTCGACCTCGGCGGCATCGTCACCGACGAGAACCGCGAGCTCGATCAGTGCACGAACGGCGCCGACGAGCTGGAGTCGTGCGGCACCGCCCCCGCCATCCGCGGCATCGAGCAGTGGCTGAACACGCCGGATGGCCAGGGCCTCGATCTCGAGGATCTCCGCGGCCAGGTGGTCCTCATCGACTTCTGGGCCTACTCCTGCATCAACTGCCAGCGGAGCATCCCCCAGGTGGTCGCGTGGGACGAGGCCTACCGCAACGCGGGCCTGCAGGTGATCGGCGTGCACTCCCCCGAGTACGCGTTCGAGAAGGACGCCGGTAACGTGCGAGCGGGTGCGGCCGACTTCGGCATCGAGTACCCCGTCGCCCTCGACAACGACCTCGCCACCTGGACGAACTACCGGAACCGGTACTGGCCCGCCCACTACCTCATCGACGCCGAGGGCACGGTCCGGCACATCTCGTTCGGCGAGGGCAACTACGCCGCCACCGAGAAGATGATCCGCGAGCTCCTCGTCGATGCCGATCCCGAGGCCGACCTCCCCGACGCGACCGACGTGGACGACGAGACGCCGACCGACGCCGACCGGACGCCGGAGACGTTCCTCGGCTGGACGAAGGACGTCAACTACGCCGGCACGACGCCGTACACCGACGGCACCGCGGAATTCACGGTGCCGGACGACCAGCCCGCCGACTCGTTCGCGCTCGACGGACGATGGACGATCGACACGCAGTACGCGACGCCGGCCGACGAGCCCGCGACGATCCGGCTGAACTACTCCGCGAGCGAGGTGCGCATCGTCCTGGCCGGCGAGGGCGCCATCACCGCCACCGTGGACGGCGGCGACCCGGAGGTCATCGAGGTCGGCGGCACCCCGCGCTCCTACCAGCTCCGCGATGGCGACCCCGGCTCCGGAACCATCGAGGTCGAGGTCGACCCGGGGGTGGAGGTGTACTCCTTCACCTTCGGGTGA
- a CDS encoding class I mannose-6-phosphate isomerase — protein sequence MTTARSTIAPLLLGPNQPEARPYRGGAGIRALRGEGSTSGWTPEDFVGSTTCIHGSDSIGLSTLPDGRLLRDAVAGDPTGWLGPGHPPRLGTDTGLLVKLLSTGERLFTHVHPDAEFAAAHFGTHYGKTEAWLIVDTGDAPTGDVWLGFARDVARDQLEDWFERQDIDALREALNHVEVRAGDWVYVPAGTVHAIGPDITLVELQEPVDLSIVLEYAPFPALDRASALLGLPLASALDAVPLTRLDAARLDALHGRASAGPLLPTEADEAFRAELVEGRATLDAAFAVLVVLEGEGTLRWDDGELPLTRGATVLVPHGAGQVSLEGEVRAIRCLPPSS from the coding sequence ATGACGACGGCCCGGAGCACGATCGCACCCCTTCTGCTCGGTCCGAACCAGCCGGAGGCGCGTCCGTACCGCGGCGGCGCCGGCATCCGGGCTCTCCGGGGCGAGGGCTCCACCAGCGGGTGGACGCCGGAGGACTTCGTCGGGTCGACCACCTGCATCCACGGCAGCGACTCGATCGGTCTGAGCACGCTGCCGGATGGCCGGCTCCTGCGGGATGCCGTCGCCGGCGACCCGACCGGATGGCTGGGGCCCGGCCATCCGCCGCGGCTCGGCACCGATACGGGTCTTCTCGTCAAGCTGCTGAGCACGGGGGAGCGGCTCTTCACGCACGTGCATCCCGACGCGGAGTTCGCCGCCGCGCACTTCGGCACCCACTACGGCAAGACCGAGGCGTGGCTGATCGTGGACACCGGCGACGCCCCGACGGGCGACGTCTGGCTCGGCTTCGCGCGGGACGTCGCGCGCGACCAGCTCGAGGACTGGTTCGAGCGTCAGGACATCGATGCGCTGCGCGAGGCGCTGAACCACGTCGAGGTGCGCGCGGGCGACTGGGTGTACGTGCCGGCGGGGACGGTCCACGCCATCGGGCCCGACATCACGCTGGTCGAGCTGCAGGAGCCGGTCGATCTGTCGATCGTGCTCGAGTATGCGCCGTTCCCCGCGCTCGATCGCGCGTCTGCGCTGCTCGGGCTGCCGCTCGCCAGCGCCCTCGACGCCGTGCCGCTCACGCGCCTGGATGCAGCCCGGCTCGACGCGCTGCACGGACGCGCGTCCGCGGGCCCGCTGCTGCCGACCGAGGCCGACGAGGCCTTTCGCGCGGAACTCGTCGAAGGGCGTGCCACCCTCGATGCCGCGTTCGCGGTGCTCGTCGTGCTCGAGGGCGAGGGCACCCTGCGCTGGGACGACGGCGAGCTCCCGCTCACGCGGGGCGCCACGGTGCTCGTGCCGCATGGCGCGGGGCAGGTGTCCCTGGAAGGCGAGGTCCGGGCCATCCGCTGCCTGCCGCCGTCTTCCTGA
- a CDS encoding TetR/AcrR family transcriptional regulator, giving the protein MTGKRGRPTAEEREERHQRVLGVISRVIVEEGYGALSFDRVAGEARVAKRTLYSDFECRAGMLRAAVRRQHAYLDAAPGSAEDVLAAAIAVATSLLREEAVAFQRAVISAAPLHPQMATEFYASGPRAAQLFLAERMPHETAGEREDAAETLLSLMFGEYYRRRLIGITPAPTPEEIRMRAERAVRLALDGQPVASGRRQLVDAG; this is encoded by the coding sequence ATGACGGGGAAGCGGGGTAGGCCGACGGCCGAGGAGCGCGAGGAACGCCACCAGCGGGTGCTCGGCGTGATCTCACGAGTGATTGTGGAAGAGGGCTACGGCGCCCTCTCGTTCGACCGAGTCGCGGGTGAAGCCCGAGTGGCGAAGCGCACGCTCTACTCCGACTTCGAGTGCCGAGCGGGCATGCTGCGCGCGGCCGTCCGCCGTCAGCACGCCTATCTCGACGCGGCGCCGGGGTCCGCGGAAGACGTGCTCGCGGCGGCGATCGCCGTGGCGACGTCGCTGCTGCGCGAGGAGGCCGTCGCGTTCCAGCGGGCGGTCATCTCGGCCGCGCCGCTTCACCCGCAGATGGCGACGGAGTTCTACGCGTCCGGTCCGCGCGCGGCGCAGCTGTTCCTCGCGGAGCGGATGCCGCACGAGACCGCGGGCGAGCGCGAGGACGCGGCCGAGACCCTGCTGTCCCTGATGTTCGGCGAGTACTACCGGCGGCGCCTCATCGGCATCACGCCGGCGCCGACGCCCGAGGAGATCCGCATGCGGGCAGAGCGCGCGGTCCGCCTCGCCCTCGACGGTCAGCCGGTGGCGTCCGGCCGACGGCAGCTCGTCGACGCCGGCTGA
- a CDS encoding DUF952 domain-containing protein → MAAEIHHVAIEDDWEMSRVFGEYEVSTRGVPFDDIGFVHAVVAERVPDVVSARYADISLPLLDIALSVAGLEAAGAAVEWVNGEPRVRAPIPMIPEVVISETPIRR, encoded by the coding sequence ATGGCGGCTGAGATCCACCACGTCGCGATCGAGGACGACTGGGAGATGAGCCGGGTCTTCGGCGAGTACGAGGTCTCCACGCGAGGCGTCCCGTTCGACGATATCGGGTTCGTCCACGCCGTTGTCGCGGAGCGCGTGCCCGACGTGGTGAGCGCCCGGTACGCCGACATCTCGCTGCCCCTTCTCGACATCGCGCTGAGTGTGGCAGGCCTCGAGGCTGCGGGCGCCGCCGTGGAGTGGGTCAACGGCGAGCCGCGCGTCCGGGCGCCCATCCCCATGATTCCCGAGGTCGTCATCTCGGAGACTCCCATCCGTCGCTGA